The genomic segment TCTAAAACAGCAATAACCCGATCTACATCTTCTTCATAAGAAACTCCTACATCAAACATAACTCTGATACTGTCAGCTGCAAGAAAGTTGGTAACTATTTGAATCTCTCCATTAGGAATAATATGAACCTGTCCTTGAAAATTCTTAATCCGGGTGGTTCTTAAGCCGATCTCTTCTACAATTCCCTCAATATCGCCAATCCGTACATGATCTCCCACACTGAATTGGTTTTCAAAAAGAATAAAAAATCCGGAAATAACATCACGCACAAGATTTTGCGCACCAAAACCTACTGCTAAACCCAAAATCCCGGCCCCGGTCACAATAGAAGAAATAGGAACACCAAGAATCATAGCTCCAGCGATAAAGTATATCAAATAACGTAGAACGCTGATAGTCAAAAACTTCAATGTCTGAGCCCGCCGGGGATTATAAGCAAATCCCTTAATATGGTGGTCTTGAAAAATTTTCTC from the Anoxybacter fermentans genome contains:
- a CDS encoding mechanosensitive ion channel family protein, which encodes MVEELWNQLKESILIKYFSPENLLDYLLVIIKILAIIVVSQITMRFIKFFIEKIFQDHHIKGFAYNPRRAQTLKFLTISVLRYLIYFIAGAMILGVPISSIVTGAGILGLAVGFGAQNLVRDVISGFFILFENQFSVGDHVRIGDIEGIVEEIGLRTTRIKNFQGQVHIIPNGEIQIVTNFLAADSIRVMFDVGVSYEEDVDRVIAVLEKLCEKYASENKERIVEGPKVLGVQELGDFAVLIRILARTVPMEQWSVERELKRLIKKTFDVEGIEIPYPKRVIYIKEDLGEKNSDGMNEYSDYITKS